Genomic segment of candidate division WOR-3 bacterium:
AAATATCCCGACTCCCGGTATGTGGATGACGCACTCTTTATGATGGGAGCTTCTTATTATTATAAAGGTGATTATTCCCGGGCGCTTGAAAAACTGGATTTTCTATGCTTGAACTATCCCGGTTCCAAATTTTATGATGACGCCCTTTACTACAAAGGATTAGCTTATTACAAACAGCGGAAATACGGTCCCGCGATAATTGCACTTCAAGAAGCCGCCGGCTCAAAACATTACAGGATCAAGGCGATGATTGCTTTGAGCTATGTCTATTTTCAGCAGAAGGATTATGCTTCTTTAGCCGAAACAATCCAGAAGCTGTTGAAAGAGCGTCTTGACACCAAAGAAAAACGCTGGTTGCTTCAACTTATGGGTGACGCCCAATATGCCCAGAAATTGTATACTGATGCGCTTGCGACCTTTAATGAACTTCTCTCACTGGTGCGGCTTCCCGAAGAGCAGAAAAAACTGAAGTTGAAGATCGCCGAGATATATCTTCAGATGGGTGAATTTTCACGATGTAAGGATTTTCTTGAGGGAGAACATAATCCGGAGTTCAGGAGTATTCTCGGAGATCTGTATACAAAACTCGGTAATATCAAAGAGGCGAAAGAGATATATCTGGAAGTGGCGATCAGCACCCTTAATCCTGATTTCGCCGCCCAGGCGTTCTATAAACTCGCTGAACTTTATCGAAATGAAGACAGCCTTGAGACAGCGATCGCTTATTATGATTCCTCTATGAACAGGTCAGTCACCGGTACCTATGGGGTGAAGGCGAAGAAGATGGCGGATATTTTAAGAAGGCTCAACACCCTTACGTCAGAGACTGAGAAGCCCGACCGTTCACAGTTTCTTCTTGCAGAAATATATTTCGTCGATCTGGGAGAACCGGAAAAAGCAGTCGTTGAGTATGAAAAGGTATACA
This window contains:
- a CDS encoding tetratricopeptide repeat protein yields the protein MKKIMILSVGLLCSCAYFNTFYNAQNYYRQGMKLVVNDTLKVDSEFFDKTIEKATAVIVKYPDSRYVDDALFMMGASYYYKGDYSRALEKLDFLCLNYPGSKFYDDALYYKGLAYYKQRKYGPAIIALQEAAGSKHYRIKAMIALSYVYFQQKDYASLAETIQKLLKERLDTKEKRWLLQLMGDAQYAQKLYTDALATFNELLSLVRLPEEQKKLKLKIAEIYLQMGEFSRCKDFLEGEHNPEFRSILGDLYTKLGNIKEAKEIYLEVAISTLNPDFAAQAFYKLAELYRNEDSLETAIAYYDSSMNRSVTGTYGVKAKKMADILRRLNTLTSETEKPDRSQFLLAEIYFVDLGEPEKAVVEYEKVYTDFPESKWAPKALYAHFWIARNIFKNDSLADLTASRILSRYPGSTYALSVKKVLEKKNGEELDE